GGCTGGGCGCACGCCCCGACCCCAAGCCGAGCCCCGCACCGGGGGGCTGCACCCCCGACCCCAGGTGGGCTCTGCCAGTAGTGCTCTCAGTCCGGAGGACCCCAGCACCTTGTCCTGGGGCGGCCTGCCTCCAGGCTAGCCTGGCTGGGTCTGCCTCCTGCAGACGGACGGGGTCTGAAAAACTTCTGGACTGGACGGGCCAGAACTTCGGGGCTTTGCAGAGGGGCACTGCGGCGGGCGCTCAACGCTCAGGTGTACCTAACCTGGCTGCCGCTGCAAACAGCCTGTGCAGCTCCCAGGCGGGGTGTGTGGGCAGGGTCCTGGCAGCCCTCCCCCGCGGTACCCGCCCGTGGGCTCCCCTGAGCGGCTGACTCCGAGGCCGTGGGGGTTTCCCTGGACGTGCCGGCGATGAAGGCGAGCAGAGCCCTCCCTCTGACTGGGCCTCCCTGGACCTGCCATGTCCTTTGGAAGTGAACTTGATCGGGGTTCCACCTCCACACTCCCTCTTCCTTCTAGGAAAGCCTGTCAGACTGGTGGCTGATGCCCAGACTGGACGACCACCCCTGGAGCGGTCCCTGCGCTAAGGGCGCGAAGCACAGAAGCCACCTGAGGGCCAGTGCCAGAGGGCTGGAGGCCAAAGTGGGAGAAATGATCAACTCCCCAGTGTCAGGCCCCTCTCCCCTGGTGGCCCACAGTACCCGGGGCACCGACCCGGCTCACGGGCCCGCGAGCGGTGGCGTGGGAGGCCATGGCGGCAGCGGCCACATCAACAGCTGGCATCACCACTGGGTGCAAAGGAGCCTGGTGCTGTTCTCAGTGGGCGTGGTCCTGGCCCTGGTGCTGAACCTGCTGCAGGTCCAGAGGAACGTCACCCTGTTCCCTGAGGAGGTCATCGCCACCATCTTCTCCTCCGCCTGGTGGGTTCCCCCGTGCTGCGGGACAGCAGCTGGTGAGTAGAAACTGAAGATGTTTGGTGAAGAACCATTTTCAGCCTCTGAGAACCGTTCATTTGAAAATCGAACCATCCGCAGAGGGGAAGTGTGCCATCTCCAGTGATTGTATTTAGAGAAGGAGGGGGGCAGAGGATGGTGATCCGCAATGCCagtctctggaggctggaagaagCCCAGCGACTGGGGACCAGGTGGGGAGATGATTGGCTGTTTCACGCTTGTGCCAGGCTGACCGAGGTCCTTCCCTCTTACTGATCCGGCCCTGAGGACAGTGGTGGGGGAGCCCGCAGCTGTCATCCCAAGCGAGCTGTGCGATTGGCCGCTGGCAGAACTGGTGAGCGAGGGAACTGCAGTGCGATTGGCTGCCCCAGCGAACATGCTACAGCGCTGGGTAACTGAAAACAAACCGTCACGTGGCCCGAGTGGGCAGAGC
This genomic window from Eubalaena glacialis isolate mEubGla1 chromosome 8, mEubGla1.1.hap2.+ XY, whole genome shotgun sequence contains:
- the INSIG1 gene encoding insulin-induced gene 1 protein isoform X2, which codes for MPRLDDHPWSGPCAKGAKHRSHLRASARGLEAKVGEMINSPVSGPSPLVAHSTRGTDPAHGPASGGVGGHGGSGHINSWHHHWVQRSLVLFSVGVVLALVLNLLQVQRNVTLFPEEVIATIFSSAWWVPPCCGTAAGTRPRIFCTSAPGSRASSSREV